A region from the Microbacterium lacus genome encodes:
- a CDS encoding DUF2004 domain-containing protein: MAIEHDFFGLLESGPDGSIFWSENVDLGDQSVTVDLTAPDQDDVSEAALDVAAALISSIEAIDRTARNAMVSELDDRTSEVIEYILQQQEQLGDELEDLLVDISGDVQVDVIRSLQLMSMTILADEHGGADPFAVLEYALDPDATDDVLLVNLDSDGDVLSVTSAD, from the coding sequence ATGGCGATCGAACACGACTTCTTCGGACTGCTCGAGTCCGGACCGGACGGGTCGATCTTCTGGTCCGAGAACGTCGACCTCGGCGATCAGAGCGTGACGGTCGATCTCACCGCCCCTGACCAGGACGACGTGTCGGAGGCGGCTCTGGATGTCGCGGCCGCGCTCATCTCGTCGATCGAGGCGATCGATCGCACGGCGCGCAATGCGATGGTCTCCGAGTTGGACGACCGCACGAGCGAGGTCATCGAGTACATCCTCCAGCAGCAGGAGCAGCTGGGCGACGAGCTCGAGGACCTCCTCGTGGACATCTCCGGCGACGTGCAGGTGGACGTGATCCGCTCGCTGCAGCTCATGAGCATGACGATCCTCGCCGACGAGCACGGCGGTGCAGACCCCTTCGCGGTCCTCGAGTACGCGCTGGACCCCGACGCGACCGACGACGTGCTGCTGGTGAACCTCGATTCGGACGGAGACGTCCTGTCGGTGACCAGCGCCGACTGA
- the ftsY gene encoding signal recognition particle-docking protein FtsY encodes MAEKWSLGSALRGMFVRPTIDETTWDDLETALLTADFGPDISERIIDELRAKVERYRTTDPRDLQRMLKETLEEHFAKFDTTLRLTERPAVVLVVGVNGVGKTTTIGKFAKFLQRYGRSVVVGAADTFRAAAVDQLATWAERGGATIVRPQQEGQDPASVAFQTIDYAKRTGTEIVLVDTAGRLHTKGGLMDELGKIRRVIEKQAPISEVLLVLDATTGQNGVMQAQAFLEHAGVTGLVLTKLDGSAKGGFVLAVQERTGIPVKLLGQGEGIGDLTGFTPHVFAASLVD; translated from the coding sequence ATGGCAGAGAAGTGGTCCCTCGGCAGTGCTCTGCGCGGGATGTTCGTGCGCCCCACGATCGACGAGACGACGTGGGACGACCTCGAGACGGCTCTTCTGACCGCCGACTTCGGACCGGACATCAGCGAGCGGATCATCGACGAGCTGCGCGCCAAGGTCGAGCGCTACCGCACGACCGATCCGCGAGATCTCCAGCGCATGCTGAAGGAGACGCTCGAGGAGCACTTCGCCAAGTTCGACACGACTCTGCGACTGACCGAACGTCCCGCCGTCGTACTCGTGGTCGGCGTGAACGGCGTCGGCAAGACGACGACGATCGGCAAGTTCGCGAAGTTCCTCCAGCGATACGGACGCAGCGTCGTCGTCGGGGCGGCCGACACGTTCCGCGCGGCCGCCGTCGACCAGCTCGCGACCTGGGCCGAACGCGGGGGAGCCACGATCGTCCGCCCGCAGCAGGAGGGTCAGGATCCGGCATCCGTCGCCTTCCAGACGATCGATTACGCCAAGCGCACCGGCACCGAGATCGTGCTGGTCGACACGGCAGGCAGGCTGCACACCAAGGGCGGCCTCATGGATGAGCTCGGCAAGATCCGCCGCGTCATCGAGAAGCAGGCGCCCATCAGCGAAGTGCTGCTGGTGCTCGACGCCACGACGGGGCAGAACGGTGTGATGCAGGCGCAGGCGTTCCTCGAGCATGCGGGGGTCACGGGTCTCGTCCTGACCAAGCTCGACGGATCGGCCAAGGGCGGATTCGTGCTGGCGGTGCAGGAGCGCACCGGAATCCCGGTCAAGCTGCTCGGTCAGGGCGAAGGCATCGGCGACCTCACGGGCTTCACTCCGCACGTGTTCGCCGCATCGCTCGTGGACTGA
- the smc gene encoding chromosome segregation protein SMC, with product MHLKSVTLKGFKSFAQPTTFAFETGVTCIVGPNGSGKSNVVDALAWVMGEQGAKTLRGGKMEDVIFAGTATRGPLGRAEVQLTIDNADGALPIEYSEVTISRTLFRNGSSEYAINGAVCRLLDVQELLSDSGLGREMHVIVGQGRLDSVLQATPEERRGFIEEAAGILKHRRRKEKTLRKLDAMEANLTRLSDLAGELRRQLKPLGRQAEIAREAATIAAVVRDARARLLADELATLRAELAAHARSEQERHTERLAVQDQSENLRARIATLEQQQRSEQVDQARTVAHGLERVQERLRSLFTLAGQRLALLGDGPDEDGIELTTVSQAMIDDARAEIDDIAAGLGDAQDAAAEASREVIRARAELDALDVDIAAQSALVSEHDMRLTALRGSFEAASSALTAVRAGVERQRAALEAALARRAEAELELDGVQPGLVPEGSAAEYAAAYERAQRDAADAETAATSLRERLHAAERERESLTAQTAALGRALDVRNAAAELIEAGGSGVEGLVGDAIKVTAGYEAAIAAALGPLAEGVLVRGRDDAFLVAQTVQDGDLGVIDIVIAEPVAGIRPADAVMSVPGVTPAGDVVTGPAGVLGILARVVVADDLAAAQEAAAQAGDLTIVTRSGEVVTRHTIRSGSGQGRSRLELAAERDAAADRRDEIVVVADSLRAALSDATESLDAARGRTKSALQALREHDAALAAHTEKVNRASVRHEAAVAECDRLTASLAQATAAVEDAERAALAAEERLRAASEAPRPILDASSREGMLAELEAARDGEMRARLDVETLKERVRAGEARVVQLERQREREREAAAEAARRAVIRRAQRDVAAGVAAALPAVLDSVDRSVSQARVELTAAETARTAVTAELAELRRQESAVRERLAGLTESVHGLELQIHEKRLHVTSLLERVASELGLEEDILLSEYGPDQPVPRDGAGEGEAESVPFDRAAQRRRLQDAERKLAQLGRVNPLALEEFAALEQRHKFLVEQLADLTQTRADLLTIIQDLDERMQTIFAAAFEDTRRAFGEVFPILFPGGTGSIALTNPDDMLTTGIEVSVRPVGKKIERLSLLSGGERSLAAVALLTAIFMARPSPFYILDEVEAALDDANLGRLLGVFERLRESSQLIVITHQKRTMEIADALYGVSMRQDGVSAVVGQRVGERASA from the coding sequence ATGCACCTGAAGAGCGTGACGCTCAAAGGGTTCAAGTCGTTCGCCCAGCCGACGACGTTCGCGTTCGAGACCGGTGTGACCTGCATCGTCGGACCCAACGGCTCGGGCAAATCGAACGTGGTCGACGCCCTCGCGTGGGTCATGGGTGAGCAGGGCGCCAAGACGTTGCGCGGCGGCAAGATGGAAGACGTCATCTTCGCCGGTACCGCGACGCGAGGACCGCTCGGTCGTGCCGAAGTACAGCTCACGATCGACAACGCGGATGGCGCGCTGCCCATCGAGTACTCCGAAGTGACGATCAGCCGGACGCTGTTCCGCAACGGTTCCAGCGAGTACGCGATCAACGGTGCGGTGTGCCGATTGCTGGACGTCCAGGAGCTCCTCAGTGATTCCGGCCTCGGCCGCGAGATGCATGTGATTGTCGGGCAGGGTCGACTGGACAGTGTCCTGCAGGCGACCCCGGAGGAGCGGCGCGGCTTCATCGAGGAGGCGGCCGGCATCCTGAAGCACCGACGCCGCAAGGAGAAGACCCTTCGCAAGCTCGACGCGATGGAGGCTAACCTGACGCGGCTGAGCGACCTGGCCGGAGAGCTGCGACGCCAGCTCAAGCCGCTGGGGCGCCAGGCCGAGATCGCGCGCGAGGCCGCGACGATCGCAGCGGTCGTGCGCGATGCCCGCGCCAGACTGCTCGCCGACGAACTCGCGACGCTCCGTGCGGAGCTCGCCGCCCACGCGCGCAGCGAGCAGGAGCGGCACACCGAACGGCTTGCCGTCCAGGATCAGAGCGAGAACCTCCGCGCGCGGATCGCCACCCTGGAGCAGCAGCAGCGATCCGAGCAGGTCGATCAGGCCCGGACGGTGGCGCACGGCCTGGAGAGGGTGCAAGAGCGACTGCGGAGCCTGTTCACCCTCGCCGGCCAGCGTCTCGCGTTGCTGGGGGACGGCCCGGACGAGGACGGGATCGAGCTCACGACCGTGTCGCAGGCGATGATCGATGACGCCCGCGCCGAGATCGACGACATCGCGGCCGGACTCGGCGACGCTCAGGATGCCGCCGCCGAGGCTTCCCGCGAGGTGATCCGGGCCCGCGCGGAGCTCGACGCGCTCGACGTCGACATCGCGGCCCAGAGCGCGCTCGTCTCCGAGCACGACATGCGCCTCACGGCGCTGCGCGGTTCCTTCGAGGCTGCTTCCTCCGCGCTCACCGCCGTCCGGGCGGGCGTCGAACGGCAGCGTGCTGCGCTGGAGGCCGCGCTCGCACGGCGTGCCGAGGCGGAGCTCGAACTCGATGGCGTGCAGCCCGGGCTGGTTCCCGAGGGCTCGGCGGCCGAATACGCCGCGGCCTACGAGCGTGCGCAGCGCGACGCGGCCGACGCGGAGACCGCGGCGACGTCGCTCCGCGAGCGTCTGCACGCCGCGGAGCGCGAACGCGAGTCGCTCACCGCGCAGACGGCCGCCCTCGGACGGGCGCTGGATGTGCGCAACGCGGCGGCGGAGCTGATCGAGGCGGGGGGATCCGGCGTCGAAGGGCTCGTGGGCGACGCGATCAAGGTCACCGCGGGCTACGAGGCGGCGATCGCCGCCGCCCTCGGCCCGCTCGCCGAGGGCGTGCTCGTGCGCGGACGCGACGATGCCTTCCTCGTCGCGCAGACCGTCCAGGACGGCGACCTCGGCGTGATCGACATCGTCATCGCGGAGCCGGTCGCGGGTATCCGCCCGGCCGACGCGGTCATGTCCGTGCCGGGTGTGACGCCCGCGGGCGATGTCGTGACCGGGCCGGCGGGGGTGCTCGGCATCCTGGCACGGGTGGTCGTCGCTGACGACCTCGCGGCGGCGCAGGAAGCGGCGGCGCAGGCCGGTGATCTCACGATCGTCACCCGTTCGGGCGAAGTGGTGACCCGGCACACGATCCGCTCCGGATCGGGGCAAGGCCGATCTCGGCTCGAGCTCGCCGCCGAGCGTGACGCAGCCGCCGACCGGCGCGACGAGATCGTGGTCGTCGCGGATTCGCTGCGCGCCGCGTTGTCCGACGCCACGGAGTCGCTCGACGCGGCCCGTGGGCGGACCAAGTCCGCCCTCCAGGCCCTGCGCGAGCATGACGCCGCGCTCGCGGCCCACACCGAGAAGGTCAACCGCGCGAGCGTTCGGCACGAGGCCGCCGTCGCCGAGTGTGATCGCCTCACGGCTTCCCTCGCGCAGGCGACGGCAGCGGTCGAGGATGCCGAGAGAGCGGCTCTGGCCGCGGAGGAGCGTCTGCGGGCGGCCTCCGAGGCGCCGCGCCCGATCCTGGACGCCTCCTCCCGGGAAGGCATGCTCGCCGAGTTGGAGGCCGCGCGCGACGGCGAGATGCGCGCGCGGCTGGACGTCGAGACGCTCAAGGAGCGCGTCCGGGCAGGCGAGGCCAGGGTCGTCCAGCTGGAGCGACAGCGGGAACGTGAGCGGGAGGCCGCAGCCGAGGCCGCTCGGCGCGCGGTGATCCGACGCGCGCAGCGCGATGTCGCGGCCGGCGTCGCGGCAGCCTTGCCCGCGGTCCTGGACTCGGTGGACCGCTCGGTCAGCCAGGCCCGCGTGGAACTGACCGCCGCGGAGACTGCTCGCACCGCCGTGACCGCGGAGCTCGCCGAGCTGCGCAGGCAGGAGAGCGCGGTACGCGAGCGCCTCGCCGGCCTCACCGAAAGCGTCCACGGTCTCGAGCTGCAGATCCACGAGAAGCGTCTGCACGTGACGAGCCTGCTGGAGCGCGTCGCGTCCGAGCTCGGCCTCGAGGAGGATATTCTCCTTTCGGAATATGGACCCGACCAGCCGGTTCCCCGCGACGGCGCCGGAGAAGGAGAGGCCGAAAGCGTCCCGTTCGACCGTGCCGCCCAGCGGCGCCGCCTGCAGGATGCCGAGCGCAAGCTCGCGCAGCTGGGCCGGGTCAATCCGCTCGCCCTCGAAGAGTTCGCCGCGCTCGAGCAGCGGCACAAGTTCCTCGTCGAGCAGCTGGCCGATCTCACTCAGACGCGCGCGGACCTGCTGACGATCATCCAGGACCTGGACGAGCGCATGCAGACGATCTTCGCGGCCGCGTTCGAGGATACCCGACGTGCGTTCGGCGAGGTCTTTCCGATCCTCTTCCCCGGCGGAACCGGCAGTATCGCTCTGACGAACCCGGATGACATGCTCACGACCGGAATCGAGGTGTCGGTACGGCCGGTCGGCAAGAAGATCGAGCGGCTGTCGCTCTTGAGCGGCGGTGAGCGTTCACTCGCGGCCGTGGCGTTGCTGACCGCGATCTTCATGGCGCGACCCAGTCCCTTCTACATCTTGGACGAGGTCGAGGCCGCGCTCGACGACGCGAACCTCGGTCGCCTCCTGGGCGTGTTCGAGCGTCTCCGCGAGAGCAGCCAGCTCATCGTCATCACACACCAGAAGCGGACGATGGAGATCGCGGATGCGCTGTACGGGGTCTCGATGCGGCAGGACGGGGTCTCCGCCGTCGTCGGGCAGCGCGTCGGCGAGCGCGCGAGCGCCTGA
- a CDS encoding GNAT family N-acetyltransferase, which produces MITAPAPTGIELRPLTIPASLDAPDAADFLAMVDVRNRIYREISGHGDEAITAAELLPHYLPDEYELRFSWLVLHDGILVGRVGVDVPLHPGSRVAFWLVELLEAAQGQGIGSTAYELVEQTAREHGRTILQSWAEHRATDGPELAAPTGFGSIPHDRAARFYLRHGHTLEQIERNSAFELQGSFDEVDRLLATAEEASSDYRIVQWSPPTPAEYIDGYAWMKSRMNTDAPAAAMEFDEELWDAARVSRHDALYTDGGRLLLVTAAQHIESGELCAFNELVVGRDRTEASHQEDTLVLKEHRGHRLGTLVKCAGLLTWRALVPQSPRVLTYNAEENRPMLDINEAIGFVPIAYNGAWKKVLDA; this is translated from the coding sequence ATGATCACCGCCCCCGCCCCCACGGGCATCGAACTTCGGCCGCTCACGATCCCGGCGTCGCTCGATGCGCCCGACGCCGCCGATTTCCTTGCGATGGTCGACGTGCGCAACCGCATCTACCGCGAGATCTCCGGTCACGGCGACGAAGCGATCACCGCGGCTGAGCTTCTCCCGCACTACCTGCCCGACGAGTACGAACTGCGCTTCAGCTGGCTCGTGCTCCACGACGGGATCCTGGTCGGCAGGGTCGGCGTGGACGTCCCGCTGCACCCTGGGTCTCGCGTGGCCTTCTGGCTCGTCGAGCTGCTCGAGGCGGCGCAGGGTCAGGGCATCGGCTCGACGGCATACGAGCTCGTCGAGCAGACCGCGCGCGAGCACGGCCGCACCATCCTGCAATCCTGGGCCGAGCACCGCGCCACCGACGGTCCAGAGCTGGCCGCGCCGACGGGCTTCGGGTCGATCCCGCACGACCGGGCGGCGCGCTTCTACCTGCGGCACGGCCACACGCTCGAGCAGATCGAGCGCAACAGCGCCTTCGAGCTGCAGGGCTCGTTCGACGAGGTCGATCGGCTCCTCGCGACGGCGGAAGAAGCCTCGAGCGACTATCGCATCGTGCAATGGTCTCCTCCGACGCCCGCGGAGTACATCGACGGCTACGCCTGGATGAAGTCACGGATGAACACGGATGCACCCGCAGCCGCCATGGAATTCGACGAGGAATTGTGGGACGCGGCGCGCGTCTCACGGCACGACGCCCTCTACACCGACGGTGGCCGGCTCCTTCTGGTGACGGCGGCCCAGCACATCGAGAGCGGCGAGCTGTGCGCCTTCAACGAACTCGTCGTCGGCCGAGACCGAACGGAGGCATCGCACCAGGAGGACACGCTCGTCCTGAAAGAGCACCGGGGCCACAGGCTCGGCACCCTCGTCAAGTGCGCCGGACTGCTGACGTGGCGAGCACTCGTCCCGCAGTCGCCGCGCGTGCTGACCTACAACGCGGAGGAGAACCGCCCCATGCTCGACATCAACGAGGCGATCGGCTTCGTCCCGATCGCCTACAACGGCGCATGGAAGAAGGTGCTCGATGCCTGA